A region from the Geobacillus vulcani PSS1 genome encodes:
- the gatA gene encoding Asp-tRNA(Asn)/Glu-tRNA(Gln) amidotransferase subunit GatA, with protein sequence MSLFDHTVSELHTLLQKKEVSVSDLVEESYRRIGEVEEKVQAFLTLNEEQARAKAKELDDKLAKGEETHPLFGLPIGIKDNIVTKGLRTTCASKILYNFDPIYDATVMERLNAAGAITIGKLNMDEFAMGSSTENSGFQLTRNPWDLERVPGGSSGGSAAAVAAGEVPFALGSDTGGSIRQPAAFCGVVGLKPTYGRVSRFGLVAFASSLDQIGPITRTVEDNAYLLQVISGVDPMDSTSANIPVPNYVEALTGDIKGLKIAVPKEYLGEGVDEGVRQSVLAALNVLEKLGATWEEVSLPHSKYALATYYLLASSEASANLARFDGVRYGYRTDNAKNLIDMYKLTRSEGFGNEVKRRIMLGTFALSSGYYDAYYKKAQKVRTLIKRDFENVFEQYDVIIGPTTPTPAFKIGEKTSDPLTMYMNDILTIPVNLAGVPAISVPCGFVDGLPVGLQIIGKHFDESTVYRVAHAFEQATDYHKQKPVL encoded by the coding sequence ATGTCGCTCTTTGACCATACGGTGTCGGAATTACATACGCTGCTGCAGAAAAAAGAAGTATCGGTTTCCGACTTAGTGGAGGAATCGTATCGCCGCATCGGCGAAGTGGAAGAGAAAGTGCAGGCGTTTTTAACGCTGAACGAAGAGCAAGCGCGGGCGAAAGCGAAAGAGCTTGATGACAAGTTGGCGAAAGGCGAGGAGACCCACCCGCTGTTCGGCTTGCCGATCGGCATTAAAGACAACATTGTCACCAAAGGGTTGCGCACGACATGCGCCAGCAAAATTTTATACAACTTTGACCCGATTTACGATGCGACCGTCATGGAGCGGTTGAACGCCGCCGGTGCGATTACGATCGGGAAGCTGAACATGGACGAGTTCGCCATGGGCTCGTCAACGGAAAACTCCGGCTTTCAGCTGACGCGCAACCCGTGGGATTTAGAGCGCGTGCCGGGCGGTTCCAGCGGCGGTTCGGCGGCGGCGGTGGCGGCAGGCGAAGTGCCGTTTGCGCTCGGCTCGGATACGGGCGGTTCGATCCGCCAGCCCGCGGCGTTTTGCGGGGTTGTCGGATTGAAGCCGACGTACGGCCGCGTGTCGCGTTTCGGGCTCGTCGCGTTCGCGTCATCGCTCGACCAAATCGGCCCGATTACGCGCACGGTGGAAGATAACGCCTACTTGCTGCAAGTGATTTCTGGCGTTGACCCGATGGATTCGACGTCAGCGAACATCCCCGTGCCCAACTATGTCGAAGCGTTGACGGGCGATATCAAAGGCTTGAAAATCGCTGTGCCGAAAGAATATTTGGGCGAAGGCGTCGACGAAGGCGTGCGCCAGTCGGTGCTTGCCGCGCTCAACGTGCTCGAGAAGCTCGGAGCGACATGGGAAGAAGTGTCGCTGCCGCATTCAAAATACGCCTTGGCGACGTACTATTTGCTTGCTTCGTCGGAAGCATCGGCCAACCTTGCCCGTTTTGATGGCGTTCGCTACGGATATCGGACCGACAACGCGAAAAACTTGATCGATATGTACAAATTGACGCGGAGCGAAGGGTTCGGCAACGAGGTCAAGCGCCGCATCATGCTCGGGACGTTTGCCTTAAGCTCAGGTTATTACGATGCGTATTACAAAAAAGCGCAAAAAGTGCGGACGTTGATCAAGCGCGACTTCGAAAACGTTTTTGAGCAATACGACGTCATCATCGGTCCGACCACGCCGACGCCGGCGTTTAAAATCGGCGAGAAAACGAGCGATCCGCTGACCATGTATATGAACGATATTTTGACAATTCCGGTCAACCTTGCCGGCGTGCCGGCGATTTCCGTGCCGTGCGGCTTTGTCGACGGATTGCCAGTCGGCTTGCAAATCATCGGCAAGCACTTTGATGAAAGCACGGTCTATCGCGTCGCTCACGCCTTTGAACAAGCGACCGACTACCATAAGCAAAAACCGGTGTTGTAA
- a CDS encoding coiled-coil protein: MEALLREILHEVKATRAAVESLERRVGALEGQVAQLNERTSALETQVAQLNERTNALEQQFAQLNERTSALEQQFAQLNERTSALEQQFAQLNERTTTLEQRIDLLYERTTETKAIAEALRHGQEVLTAKYEAMANDLHQMKGDLTHVTSILEDKVLPALAEHEAGLHVLNARVFKTESILHRLVHA; this comes from the coding sequence ATGGAAGCGCTATTGCGGGAAATTTTGCACGAGGTGAAAGCAACGCGCGCGGCAGTCGAGTCGCTCGAACGGCGAGTCGGCGCTTTAGAGGGACAAGTCGCTCAGCTCAATGAACGAACAAGCGCGCTCGAGACACAAGTCGCTCAGTTGAATGAACGAACGAACGCTCTTGAGCAGCAATTCGCCCAGTTGAATGAACGGACGAGCGCTCTTGAACAGCAATTCGCCCAATTGAATGAGCGGACGAGCGCTCTTGAGCAGCAATTCGCCCAATTGAATGAGCGGACGACCACGCTGGAACAGCGCATCGATTTGCTTTACGAACGCACGACGGAAACGAAGGCGATTGCCGAAGCGCTTCGCCATGGGCAGGAAGTGCTGACCGCGAAATATGAGGCGATGGCTAACGACCTCCACCAAATGAAAGGCGACCTCACCCACGTCACATCGATCCTCGAAGACAAGGTGTTGCCGGCTCTCGCCGAACATGAAGCGGGACTGCATGTCCTCAACGCCCGCGTCTTCAAAACCGAAAGCATTCTTCACCGCCTCGTTCATGCGTAA
- a CDS encoding homocysteine synthase, with translation MSNERTFRPETLAIHAGQKPDGETGARAVPIYQTSSYVFRDSEHAANLFGLKEEGFIYTRIMNPTNDVLEKRIAALEGGVGALALSSGQAAVFYSIINIASAGDEIVSSSSIYGGTYNLFAHTLRKFGITVKFVDPSDPENFEKAITDKTKAVFAETIGNPKNDVLDIEAVADIAHRHAIPLIVDNTVASPYLLRPIEFGADIVVHSATKFIGGHGNSIGGVIVDSGKFDWKGSGKFPEFTEPDPSYHGLVYVDAVGEAAYITKARIQLLRDLGAALSPFNAFLLLQGLETLHLRMQRHSENALAVAKFLEAEEAVESVSYPGLPSHPSHELAKKYLPNGQGAIVTFEIKGGVEAGKTLIDSVKLFSHLANIGDSKSLIIHPASTTHEQLSPDEQLSAGVTPGLVRLSVGTEAIDDILDDLRQAIRQSQGVAAR, from the coding sequence ATGAGCAATGAACGCACATTCCGCCCGGAGACGCTCGCCATCCACGCCGGGCAAAAACCGGATGGGGAAACGGGCGCGCGGGCCGTGCCGATTTACCAGACGAGTTCGTATGTCTTCCGCGACAGTGAGCACGCGGCCAACTTGTTTGGGCTGAAAGAGGAAGGGTTTATTTATACGCGCATTATGAACCCGACGAACGATGTGCTGGAAAAGCGGATCGCAGCGCTAGAAGGCGGCGTCGGGGCGCTCGCGCTCTCATCGGGGCAGGCGGCGGTGTTTTATTCGATCATCAACATCGCCTCAGCGGGCGATGAAATCGTGTCGTCTTCGTCCATTTACGGCGGCACGTACAACTTGTTCGCCCATACGCTGCGCAAGTTTGGCATTACGGTGAAGTTTGTCGATCCGTCCGATCCGGAAAACTTCGAAAAAGCCATTACTGACAAAACGAAAGCAGTGTTTGCCGAAACGATCGGCAACCCGAAAAACGATGTGCTCGACATCGAAGCGGTCGCCGACATCGCCCATCGCCACGCCATTCCGCTCATTGTCGACAACACGGTCGCCAGCCCGTACTTGCTGCGGCCGATTGAATTCGGCGCTGATATCGTCGTCCATTCAGCGACGAAGTTTATCGGCGGCCACGGCAATTCGATCGGCGGCGTGATTGTGGACAGCGGCAAGTTTGACTGGAAAGGAAGCGGCAAGTTTCCAGAGTTCACCGAACCTGACCCAAGCTACCACGGGCTGGTGTATGTCGATGCCGTCGGCGAAGCAGCGTACATCACGAAAGCGCGCATCCAGCTGTTGCGCGACTTAGGGGCGGCGCTGTCGCCGTTTAATGCGTTTTTGCTGTTGCAAGGGTTGGAGACGCTTCACTTGCGGATGCAGCGCCATAGCGAAAACGCCCTCGCCGTTGCGAAGTTTTTGGAAGCGGAAGAGGCTGTCGAATCGGTCAGCTATCCAGGGCTTCCAAGCCATCCGTCGCATGAGCTGGCGAAAAAGTATTTGCCAAACGGGCAAGGAGCGATCGTCACATTTGAAATCAAAGGCGGCGTCGAAGCCGGGAAAACATTGATCGACTCGGTCAAGCTGTTCTCGCACTTGGCCAACATCGGCGATTCGAAATCGCTCATCATCCACCCGGCCAGCACGACGCACGAGCAGCTGAGCCCGGACGAACAGCTGTCCGCCGGCGTCACCCCGGGCCTTGTCCGCCTGTCCGTCGGCACCGAAGCGATCGACGACATTTTGGACGACTTGCGTCAAGCCATTCGCCAGAGTCAGGGGGTGGCTGCGAGATAA
- a CDS encoding NADH dehydrogenase, translating into MYIELRKLLKNRNLYISVACLLLLVIGAVVLGVKDYRENVQLLERIYHDNPNVFALASPHLEWVGLGGFHFNVLSSLYYFLFPLLLSIPLVDSIDRERKSGNVHYQLTRMGRGAYYRRKFMFTYISAFFLFLLPLVLGVVLVNLLTNHWDYSSFSQAYRQLIAGTLPLPDNSFEGEKKTLFSSLLEISPYWYTLVYYVIGGLFASGYVCLGLGCSLLLKNRYLITLMPQIIYMLCWAVLTIIGQLAWDPFNFLLPSQPVEGLSYWKMAIVFVLQLLIAVGVFSYGVKKSEDVL; encoded by the coding sequence ATGTATATCGAGTTGCGGAAACTGCTAAAAAATAGAAATCTTTACATCAGCGTAGCCTGCCTGCTGCTGCTTGTCATCGGCGCCGTTGTGTTGGGAGTGAAAGATTATCGTGAAAATGTGCAGTTGCTTGAACGAATTTACCACGACAATCCAAATGTTTTCGCCTTGGCATCGCCTCACCTTGAATGGGTTGGTCTAGGAGGCTTCCACTTTAACGTACTCTCATCTCTATATTACTTCCTTTTCCCCCTATTGTTGTCGATCCCATTGGTGGATTCGATTGATCGTGAACGAAAGAGCGGAAATGTTCATTATCAATTGACACGGATGGGAAGAGGAGCTTATTACCGAAGGAAGTTTATGTTTACCTATATCAGCGCTTTTTTCTTGTTCCTCCTTCCTCTTGTGCTGGGAGTTGTGCTGGTGAATCTGTTGACGAATCATTGGGATTATTCGAGCTTTTCCCAGGCATATCGGCAATTGATCGCTGGGACGCTGCCGCTGCCGGACAACTCATTTGAGGGAGAAAAGAAAACGCTTTTTTCATCTTTGCTGGAGATCTCCCCTTATTGGTATACACTCGTTTATTATGTAATCGGGGGGCTATTTGCCAGCGGTTACGTCTGCCTTGGTTTAGGATGTTCCTTGTTGTTGAAAAATCGGTATTTGATTACGTTGATGCCACAAATCATTTATATGCTTTGTTGGGCGGTGCTGACCATCATCGGCCAACTTGCTTGGGATCCGTTTAATTTCTTACTTCCTTCACAACCAGTAGAAGGATTGTCCTATTGGAAAATGGCCATCGTGTTTGTCCTCCAATTGTTGATCGCGGTAGGGGTATTTTCGTATGGAGTGAAGAAAAGTGAAGATGTTCTGTAA
- a CDS encoding ABC transporter permease, producing MELLQTFIERREEIWIAFQEHVLLSAIAMGIAIAVAVPLGVVLTRYRKLAEPIIGIAAIIQTIPSLALLGFMLPIFGIGKLPAIIALTLYALLPILRNTYTGILGVDPALVDAGRGMGMTSRQILWMVELPLSLPVIMAGVRTATVLTIGVAALATFIGAGGLGDLIDRGLRIADKNLIFAGAIPAAILAIAFDWLLRKIEKKVTPKGL from the coding sequence ATGGAATTATTGCAAACGTTTATTGAGCGACGAGAAGAGATTTGGATCGCTTTTCAAGAGCACGTGCTGTTATCCGCGATTGCCATGGGCATTGCCATCGCGGTGGCCGTGCCGCTCGGCGTCGTGTTGACGCGATATCGCAAACTCGCCGAGCCGATCATCGGCATCGCCGCCATCATCCAAACGATTCCGAGCTTGGCGCTGCTTGGGTTTATGCTGCCGATTTTCGGCATCGGCAAACTGCCGGCGATCATCGCCTTGACGCTTTATGCCTTGCTTCCGATTTTGCGCAACACGTACACCGGCATTCTTGGCGTCGACCCGGCGCTCGTTGATGCCGGACGAGGGATGGGGATGACATCGCGGCAAATTTTATGGATGGTCGAGCTTCCCCTCTCGCTTCCCGTCATTATGGCCGGCGTGCGCACCGCGACGGTGCTGACGATCGGCGTCGCCGCCTTGGCGACGTTTATCGGCGCCGGGGGGCTTGGCGACTTGATCGACCGCGGCCTGCGCATCGCCGACAAAAACTTGATTTTCGCCGGCGCCATCCCAGCCGCCATTTTGGCGATTGCCTTCGACTGGCTGCTGCGAAAAATAGAAAAGAAAGTGACACCCAAAGGGCTGTGA
- a CDS encoding glycine betaine ABC transporter substrate-binding protein — MSLLAVGLVFGLAACSGKRDAKGHIVISGKKFTEQVILTHLLAEYVKANTDLDVEVKDSLGGAFMLQQAIENGDVDMYVEYTGTGYLNILKQPYDPAKTPEQIYNETKKLYKEKYNIAWLKPLGFNNTYALAMRRDLAEKLGVKTYSDLANHSSSLTFGSDAEFFERSDGYDGLVDTYGFQFKKTVNIDPDLQYEAAKNGEIDVITAYTTDARIKKYDLVVLKDDQHYFPPYHAVPIIRQDVLDANPGLEEALNKLANIVTDEKMMELNGEVNLEGKRPREVAIDFLKSEGLID; from the coding sequence ATGTCATTGCTTGCTGTCGGGCTTGTGTTCGGACTGGCCGCCTGCAGCGGGAAACGTGATGCGAAAGGGCACATTGTGATTAGCGGAAAGAAATTTACCGAGCAGGTGATTTTGACGCACTTATTGGCTGAGTATGTGAAGGCCAACACCGATTTGGACGTGGAAGTGAAGGACAGTCTAGGCGGCGCCTTTATGCTCCAGCAAGCCATTGAAAATGGAGACGTCGACATGTACGTCGAGTACACGGGAACAGGGTATTTGAACATTTTAAAACAGCCGTACGATCCCGCAAAAACGCCCGAACAAATCTATAATGAAACGAAGAAGTTATATAAGGAAAAGTACAACATCGCTTGGCTCAAACCACTCGGATTTAACAATACGTACGCATTGGCGATGCGGAGAGACCTTGCCGAAAAGCTCGGGGTCAAAACGTACTCCGATTTAGCGAACCACTCGTCTTCCCTCACCTTTGGGTCAGACGCCGAGTTTTTTGAGCGAAGCGACGGCTATGACGGGCTTGTCGATACGTACGGATTCCAATTCAAAAAAACGGTCAACATCGATCCGGACTTGCAATACGAAGCGGCGAAAAACGGAGAGATTGACGTCATCACAGCCTACACGACGGATGCCCGCATCAAAAAATACGACCTCGTCGTGCTCAAGGATGACCAACATTACTTCCCGCCATACCACGCCGTGCCGATCATCCGCCAAGACGTGTTGGACGCCAACCCAGGACTCGAGGAAGCGTTGAACAAACTGGCCAACATTGTAACGGACGAAAAAATGATGGAACTGAACGGCGAAGTGAATTTGGAAGGAAAACGGCCGCGCGAAGTGGCGATAGACTTTTTGAAATCGGAAGGACTGATCGACTAG
- the gatB gene encoding Asp-tRNA(Asn)/Glu-tRNA(Gln) amidotransferase subunit GatB — MNFETVIGLEVHVELKTKSKIFSSSPNAFGAPPNTQTNVIDLGYPGVLPVLNRQAVEFAMKAAMALNCEIATETKFDRKNYFYPDNPKAYQISQYDQPLGKNGWIEIEVNGKKKKIGITRIHLEEDAGKLTHTGDGYSLVDFNRQGTPLIEIVSEPDIRSPEEAYAYLEKLKAIIQYTGVSDCKMEEGSLRCDANISLRPIGSDQFGTKTELKNLNSFNFVRMGLEYEAKRQEKILLSGGVIRQETRRFDEATKTTVLMRVKEGSEDYRYFPEPDLVMLYIDDEWKERVRASIPELPDARRKRYVEEWGLPEYDAKVLTLTKEMADFFEATVANGADPKLASNWLMVEVSGYLNAEQKELHDIALTPESLAGMIKLIQNGTISSKIAKKVFKELVEHGGDPEKIVKEKGLVQISDEGALRKIVLEVLDANPQSVEDFKNGKDRALGFLVGQVMKATKGQANPPLVNKLLIEEINKR; from the coding sequence ATGAATTTTGAAACGGTGATCGGACTTGAGGTCCACGTCGAGCTGAAAACGAAATCGAAAATTTTCTCCAGCAGCCCGAACGCCTTCGGGGCGCCCCCGAATACGCAAACGAACGTCATCGACTTAGGGTATCCGGGCGTGCTGCCGGTTTTGAACCGGCAAGCGGTCGAATTTGCGATGAAGGCGGCGATGGCGCTCAACTGCGAAATCGCGACTGAGACGAAATTTGACCGCAAAAACTACTTTTATCCGGACAACCCGAAAGCGTACCAAATTTCGCAATACGACCAGCCGCTCGGCAAAAACGGCTGGATTGAAATCGAAGTGAACGGGAAAAAGAAAAAAATCGGCATCACCCGCATTCACCTTGAAGAAGACGCCGGCAAATTGACGCACACGGGCGACGGCTACTCGCTTGTCGACTTTAACCGCCAAGGGACGCCGCTCATTGAGATCGTCTCGGAGCCGGACATCCGCTCGCCGGAAGAAGCGTATGCGTATTTGGAAAAATTAAAGGCGATCATCCAATACACCGGCGTCTCCGACTGCAAAATGGAAGAAGGGTCGCTCCGCTGCGATGCGAACATCTCGCTCCGCCCGATCGGGTCGGACCAATTCGGCACGAAAACCGAATTGAAAAACTTAAACTCGTTCAACTTCGTCCGCATGGGGCTCGAGTACGAGGCGAAACGGCAGGAGAAAATTTTGCTCTCCGGCGGCGTCATCCGCCAAGAAACGCGGCGGTTTGACGAAGCGACGAAAACAACCGTGCTCATGCGCGTCAAAGAAGGATCGGAAGACTACCGCTACTTCCCAGAGCCGGACTTGGTCATGCTCTATATTGACGACGAATGGAAAGAACGCGTCCGCGCCTCGATTCCGGAGCTCCCGGATGCCCGCCGAAAGCGGTATGTCGAAGAATGGGGCTTGCCGGAATACGACGCCAAAGTGCTCACCTTGACGAAAGAAATGGCCGACTTCTTTGAAGCGACGGTCGCCAACGGCGCCGACCCGAAACTGGCGTCCAACTGGCTCATGGTCGAAGTATCCGGTTACTTAAACGCCGAGCAAAAAGAGCTCCATGACATCGCCTTGACGCCGGAAAGCTTGGCTGGAATGATCAAGCTGATCCAAAACGGCACGATTTCGTCGAAAATCGCCAAAAAAGTGTTCAAAGAGCTCGTCGAACACGGCGGCGACCCAGAGAAAATCGTCAAAGAGAAAGGGCTCGTGCAAATTTCCGACGAAGGAGCGCTGCGCAAAATCGTACTCGAAGTGCTCGACGCCAACCCGCAATCGGTGGAAGACTTCAAAAACGGCAAAGACCGCGCGCTTGGCTTCCTCGTCGGCCAAGTGATGAAAGCAACGAAAGGACAAGCCAACCCGCCGCTTGTCAACAAGCTGCTCATCGAGGAAATCAACAAGAGGTAA
- a CDS encoding VOC family protein, whose product MNIAFDHLVHLTERPEQAKGSFEQLGFTAIHGGRHEAWGTYNALCYFAPLSYIEWIGIADEQTANTCQNPLIAQLVADRQEGNGFSQFAFRTNDIQQLAAQLKNKGFTPIGPLPGSRQRDDGKRLTWSLLFINDDTDGAFRYPFFIQWDERDDVRMNELAPLMRHANGAPSLSSVSVYVRSLDRAVNSYRRLFDLPAANVGRDEAGTYAELTVGGVSLRFYQADEPSSTRPFACRIVGSKLQRRLQLAGGTYIFSEL is encoded by the coding sequence ATGAACATCGCGTTTGACCATCTCGTCCACCTCACCGAGCGCCCGGAACAGGCGAAAGGCTCGTTTGAACAGTTAGGGTTTACGGCCATCCACGGCGGCCGCCATGAGGCATGGGGAACGTATAACGCGTTATGCTATTTCGCGCCGCTAAGCTACATCGAATGGATCGGCATCGCCGATGAGCAGACAGCGAACACCTGCCAAAATCCGCTTATTGCCCAACTTGTCGCTGACCGTCAAGAGGGGAATGGCTTCTCCCAGTTTGCCTTTCGAACGAACGATATCCAACAGCTGGCTGCACAGCTCAAAAACAAGGGATTCACTCCGATCGGCCCGCTCCCTGGCAGCCGCCAGCGCGATGACGGCAAGCGGCTGACATGGTCGCTGCTGTTTATCAACGACGATACAGACGGCGCGTTCCGCTACCCGTTTTTCATCCAGTGGGACGAGCGCGATGACGTGCGGATGAACGAGCTGGCGCCGCTCATGCGCCATGCAAATGGGGCGCCGTCGTTGTCGTCCGTCAGCGTTTATGTGCGTAGCCTCGACCGCGCCGTCAACAGCTACCGTCGGCTGTTTGATTTGCCGGCAGCGAATGTGGGGCGCGATGAGGCGGGGACCTATGCCGAACTCACGGTTGGCGGCGTCAGCCTCCGCTTTTACCAAGCGGATGAACCCTCGTCGACAAGGCCGTTTGCCTGCCGCATCGTCGGCAGCAAGCTGCAGCGCCGCCTTCAGTTAGCCGGAGGGACGTATATCTTTTCCGAATTGTGA
- a CDS encoding ABC transporter ATP-binding protein, translated as MIRFENVTKQYEDGFVALKNINLEIRKGELVALIGPSGCGKTTTMRMINRLIEPTSGTVYIDGQDISTLDPVELRRNIGYVIQQIGLFPHMTIAENIALVPKLKKWEKSAYEKRVDELLDLVGLDPATFKHRYPSELSGGQQQRVGVVRALAAEPNIILMDEPFSALDPISREQLQDDIVRLQEEIRKTIVFVTHDMDEAIKIADRIALMKDGEVVQFATPDQMLRRPANSFVREFIGEDRLLTRQTAVPTAEDLMSDAVATIAPRRGLAEAFRLMKARKVDSLVVVDKKQSFLGIVTLKQIEQRYNEEHLLVADIADYDVTTLQKEADVTDVAALFQDPDVRIIPVLDGDRLVGGITRSSMMRALAEWTFQQHA; from the coding sequence ATGATTCGATTTGAAAACGTCACAAAACAGTATGAGGATGGATTTGTCGCCTTAAAAAATATCAATCTTGAAATCCGCAAAGGCGAGCTTGTCGCCCTCATCGGACCGAGCGGCTGCGGAAAAACGACGACGATGCGAATGATCAACCGGTTGATCGAGCCGACGTCGGGAACCGTGTATATCGATGGGCAAGACATTTCTACGCTTGACCCGGTCGAACTGCGCCGCAACATCGGCTACGTCATCCAGCAAATCGGGCTGTTTCCACATATGACGATCGCGGAAAACATCGCGCTCGTGCCGAAGCTGAAAAAATGGGAAAAAAGCGCCTATGAAAAGCGGGTCGATGAGTTGCTTGACCTCGTCGGCTTGGATCCAGCGACGTTCAAGCACCGCTACCCGTCAGAGCTCAGCGGCGGCCAACAGCAGCGCGTCGGCGTCGTCCGCGCGTTGGCCGCGGAACCGAATATTATTTTGATGGATGAGCCGTTCAGCGCCCTCGACCCGATCAGCCGCGAACAGCTGCAAGATGACATCGTCCGCTTGCAAGAAGAAATTCGCAAAACGATCGTCTTTGTCACCCACGATATGGACGAGGCGATTAAAATCGCTGATCGCATTGCGCTGATGAAAGACGGGGAAGTCGTCCAGTTTGCGACGCCGGACCAAATGCTTCGGCGGCCGGCGAACTCCTTCGTCCGCGAGTTTATTGGTGAAGACCGTCTGCTGACCCGCCAGACGGCCGTGCCGACAGCGGAAGATTTAATGTCCGACGCCGTCGCCACGATCGCACCGCGGCGCGGCTTGGCCGAAGCGTTCCGGCTGATGAAGGCGCGAAAAGTCGACAGTTTGGTCGTCGTCGATAAAAAGCAATCGTTTCTTGGCATCGTGACGCTCAAACAAATCGAGCAACGATACAATGAGGAACATTTGCTTGTCGCCGACATCGCCGATTACGATGTGACGACATTACAGAAAGAAGCGGATGTGACAGACGTCGCCGCCTTGTTCCAAGACCCGGATGTACGCATCATTCCGGTGCTCGATGGCGATCGCCTTGTCGGCGGCATTACGCGCTCCAGCATGATGCGCGCGCTCGCTGAGTGGACGTTCCAGCAGCACGCATAA
- a CDS encoding ABC transporter ATP-binding protein, whose protein sequence is MKAIVLSNVSKTIKGREVLRHINLELEKGKIYGFVGPNGSGKTMLFRVISGLVKPSTGTVAVFGQTLHQDVSFPSDISVLLEKPGFLEQYSGFDNLHFLAMIQNKIGEREVKEAMERVGLDPHDKRPVKAYSLGMRQRLAIAQCIMEKPQLMLLDEPMNALDEKSVDQVYQMIREENKRGCTILLTSHNKVDIQSLCHEVYAMNEGMITGMTHIASE, encoded by the coding sequence ATGAAGGCGATCGTCTTGTCCAATGTTTCCAAAACGATAAAAGGAAGAGAAGTGTTGCGCCATATCAACTTGGAATTGGAAAAAGGAAAGATTTATGGATTCGTCGGGCCGAACGGATCAGGGAAAACGATGTTATTCCGAGTCATCAGTGGATTGGTGAAGCCGTCCACCGGCACGGTGGCGGTATTTGGCCAGACGTTGCACCAAGATGTATCCTTTCCGAGCGATATTTCTGTTTTATTGGAAAAACCAGGTTTCCTTGAACAATACTCAGGATTCGATAATTTGCATTTTTTAGCCATGATTCAAAACAAAATCGGCGAGCGCGAGGTAAAAGAGGCAATGGAGCGGGTAGGGTTGGATCCGCATGATAAAAGGCCGGTGAAAGCCTACTCTCTTGGAATGAGACAAAGACTGGCTATCGCACAGTGCATCATGGAGAAGCCGCAGTTGATGTTGCTCGACGAACCGATGAATGCTTTGGATGAAAAATCAGTGGATCAAGTGTACCAAATGATTCGGGAAGAAAACAAAAGAGGCTGCACCATTTTGTTGACGTCTCACAACAAGGTGGACATCCAGTCATTATGCCACGAAGTGTATGCAATGAATGAAGGGATGATTACCGGTATGACCCATATTGCGTCAGAATGA
- the gatC gene encoding Asp-tRNA(Asn)/Glu-tRNA(Gln) amidotransferase subunit GatC, producing MSRISLEQVKHVADLARLAITEEEAEMFTKQLDAIITFAEQLNELDTENVPPTSHVLDMRNVMREDIPEPGLPREEVLKNAPDQQDGQFRVPAILE from the coding sequence ATGTCGCGAATTTCGCTCGAACAAGTGAAGCATGTCGCCGACTTGGCGCGGTTGGCGATTACCGAAGAAGAGGCGGAGATGTTTACGAAACAGCTCGACGCGATCATTACGTTTGCCGAGCAGTTGAATGAATTGGATACCGAAAACGTGCCGCCGACTTCGCACGTGCTTGATATGCGAAACGTGATGCGCGAGGACATTCCAGAACCGGGGCTGCCGCGCGAGGAAGTGTTGAAAAACGCGCCGGACCAGCAAGACGGCCAGTTCCGCGTGCCCGCTATTTTAGAGTAA
- a CDS encoding VanZ family protein — translation MKPFLLLALLVSSGIESVQFLTALMDGKFAEYPSERSFDVDDIILNMSGAVIAFGLYQLWGRMKNLISRSHRSSPNR, via the coding sequence ATCAAACCGTTTCTTCTCCTTGCCCTGCTCGTTTCGAGCGGCATTGAATCCGTTCAATTTTTGACAGCGTTGATGGATGGAAAATTTGCTGAATACCCTAGCGAACGAAGCTTTGATGTTGATGATATCATTTTGAACATGAGTGGAGCGGTTATCGCGTTTGGTCTGTACCAATTATGGGGGCGCATGAAAAACTTGATTTCTCGATCACACCGCTCGTCACCGAACCGTTGA